A portion of the Acidobacteriota bacterium genome contains these proteins:
- a CDS encoding zinc ribbon domain-containing protein yields MPIYEYVCQKCGHHLEVMQKMSDKPLSKCPECKGKLEKIFSQTSFQLKGSGWYATDYTSRGKSEKTEKSDKADKADKADKAEKAEKPEKADKSEKKDSTTTASA; encoded by the coding sequence ATGCCAATTTACGAGTACGTTTGTCAGAAATGCGGTCATCATCTGGAAGTGATGCAAAAGATGAGCGACAAGCCGCTGAGCAAATGTCCCGAATGCAAAGGCAAATTGGAAAAAATCTTTTCGCAAACCAGCTTTCAACTGAAAGGCTCCGGTTGGTACGCGACCGATTACACCAGTCGCGGTAAGTCGGAGAAAACTGAAAAGTCGGATAAAGCGGATAAAGCGGATAAAGCAGATAAAGCAGAGAAAGCAGAGAAGCCGGAGAAAGCTGACAAGAGCGAAAAGAAAGACAGCACGACCACCGCCAGCGCCTGA
- a CDS encoding VWA domain-containing protein has product MKATKIQQTISTLIEHPRSGLSAFLLLWLFCLTVVVAAQSGRSPASGRRTTVLNVIAQRVEDPNKPKPLLSGSGNQNEDQEKIVPRSALELFDGGVLQKIEAFSPDPTPARIVILMDNSQTLPADVSKLATVPAAFSPEIYEGDKVMVIGFDEKPEIITDFTDVPKDLQNTKELLRKVDQPKLFDALNVVVEDVLRPEVGFSKRVIVLVADGIDRDSKIKFDEILAKLQNENITVYAIQVRDRTRGALRKDAPKAAEALKRLTEGTGGKIYPIDGDVKQSVKEICDELRNDRYQLTYFPDGINPINKRLLLLSTTDATVKLRYKAWHPPVKQ; this is encoded by the coding sequence ATGAAAGCCACAAAAATTCAACAGACGATTTCGACGCTGATCGAACATCCGCGTTCCGGTCTTTCCGCGTTTCTGCTTTTGTGGCTTTTCTGTTTGACGGTTGTGGTGGCGGCGCAATCCGGTCGAAGTCCGGCCTCCGGTCGCCGCACGACCGTGTTAAATGTCATCGCCCAGCGAGTCGAAGATCCAAACAAGCCGAAACCGTTGCTGTCCGGCAGCGGCAATCAAAACGAAGACCAGGAGAAAATCGTCCCGCGAAGCGCGCTGGAATTGTTTGACGGCGGCGTGCTGCAAAAGATCGAAGCCTTTTCCCCCGACCCGACTCCGGCGCGGATTGTCATCCTGATGGACAATTCGCAAACGCTGCCCGCGGATGTGAGCAAGCTCGCCACGGTTCCCGCAGCTTTCTCGCCGGAAATTTACGAAGGCGACAAGGTGATGGTGATCGGCTTTGACGAGAAACCTGAGATCATCACGGATTTCACCGACGTGCCCAAAGATTTGCAGAATACCAAAGAGTTGCTGAGAAAAGTTGACCAGCCAAAACTGTTCGATGCGCTCAATGTGGTGGTGGAAGACGTGCTGCGACCGGAAGTCGGATTTTCAAAACGGGTGATTGTCCTGGTCGCCGATGGCATTGACCGCGACAGCAAAATCAAATTCGATGAAATCCTGGCCAAGCTGCAAAACGAAAACATCACGGTCTATGCCATCCAGGTTCGCGACCGTACGCGCGGCGCATTGCGCAAAGACGCTCCGAAAGCCGCCGAAGCTTTGAAACGCCTGACCGAAGGCACAGGCGGCAAAATCTACCCGATTGACGGCGACGTCAAACAATCGGTCAAGGAAATCTGCGACGAACTGCGCAACGATCGCTACCAACTGACATACTTTCCCGACGGCATCAACCCGATTAATAAACGCCTGTTGTTGCTTTCCACAACGGATGCGACCGTCAAACTGCGTTACAAAGCCTGGCATCCGCCGGTGAAGCAGTAA
- the purS gene encoding phosphoribosylformylglycinamidine synthase subunit PurS has translation MLAKVYVTLKNGVLDPQGKAVHHAAETIGFNGIADVRQGKYFEIKLNGSLDEAQARTQVEKFAHDVLSNPVIEDYKVELVTA, from the coding sequence ATGCTCGCGAAAGTTTATGTCACGCTGAAAAACGGAGTCCTCGACCCGCAAGGCAAAGCTGTCCATCACGCCGCGGAAACCATCGGCTTCAACGGCATCGCCGATGTGCGCCAGGGCAAATACTTCGAGATCAAACTCAATGGTTCGCTTGATGAAGCGCAAGCTCGCACACAGGTTGAAAAATTCGCGCACGATGTGCTGTCGAATCCGGTGATTGAAGATTACAAGGTCGAACTGGTTACGGCGTAA
- a CDS encoding adenylosuccinate lyase — protein sequence MIKRYTLPEMGAIWTEENKFRKWLDVELAACQANAEAGNIPADVIEPIRQKAAFSVERIHELEKTLDHDVIAFTTNLAENIGPEARWVHFGLTSSDVVDTANALLLVEAGDLILAKLQALSDVLKRRAFEFKDTPMIGRTHGIHAEPTTLGLTFALWYEENRRNVDRMTRARAGVSYGKLSGAVGAFAHLDPDIEERVCFLLGLRPASVSTQVIQRDRYSEFVCTLAIIASSLEKIALQIRHWQRTEVREAHEYFKPGQKGSSAMPHKRNPILSERICGLARVVRGYAVTALENNALWHERDISHSGAERVILPDACISTDYLIAKTTGLLDTLVVKPERMMENLNATRGLVFSGQLLLELAAGGAQREEAYYWVQRNALKSWDEGLDFRELVKQDPDISRTITAEQIERAFDVRTQLKNVDRIFDRVFTGINKYSGALPLETSKSFS from the coding sequence ATGATAAAACGGTATACCTTGCCCGAAATGGGCGCCATCTGGACTGAGGAAAACAAATTTCGCAAATGGCTGGACGTGGAACTTGCCGCTTGCCAGGCCAACGCCGAAGCCGGAAACATTCCCGCTGACGTAATCGAACCAATTCGCCAAAAAGCTGCTTTTTCGGTCGAACGCATTCATGAACTGGAAAAAACGCTCGACCATGATGTCATCGCCTTCACTACCAACCTTGCTGAAAACATCGGCCCCGAAGCGCGTTGGGTGCATTTCGGCCTGACTTCGTCGGATGTGGTGGATACGGCCAACGCATTGTTGCTGGTCGAAGCAGGCGATTTGATTCTGGCAAAACTGCAAGCGCTCAGTGACGTGCTGAAGCGTCGTGCGTTTGAATTCAAAGACACGCCGATGATTGGCCGCACGCACGGCATCCACGCCGAACCGACTACGCTGGGGCTGACCTTCGCGCTGTGGTACGAAGAAAATCGCCGCAACGTTGATCGCATGACGCGCGCTCGCGCCGGGGTGAGTTACGGCAAACTATCGGGCGCAGTCGGCGCGTTCGCGCATCTCGATCCCGACATCGAAGAGCGCGTTTGTTTCCTGCTAGGGCTTCGCCCCGCCAGCGTTTCCACGCAAGTCATTCAGCGCGACCGGTATTCAGAATTTGTCTGCACGCTGGCAATCATCGCTTCGTCGCTGGAAAAAATCGCGTTGCAAATTCGCCATTGGCAGCGCACGGAAGTCCGCGAAGCGCACGAATACTTCAAGCCGGGGCAGAAAGGTTCATCCGCCATGCCGCACAAACGCAATCCGATTTTGTCCGAGCGCATTTGCGGATTGGCGCGCGTGGTTCGCGGATACGCCGTGACGGCATTGGAAAACAACGCGCTCTGGCACGAACGCGATATTTCCCATTCCGGAGCCGAACGCGTCATTTTGCCCGATGCCTGCATTTCCACCGATTATCTGATCGCGAAAACAACCGGTTTGCTGGACACGCTGGTGGTCAAACCGGAACGGATGATGGAAAACCTGAACGCTACGCGCGGGTTGGTCTTTTCCGGTCAGTTGTTGCTGGAATTGGCGGCAGGCGGCGCGCAACGCGAAGAAGCCTATTACTGGGTGCAACGCAACGCGCTGAAATCCTGGGACGAAGGGCTGGATTTTCGCGAACTCGTCAAACAAGACCCTGACATTTCGCGCACGATCACGGCGGAACAAATCGAACGCGCGTTCGACGTGCGGACTCAATTGAAGAACGTTGACCGAATCTTTGACCGGGTTTTCACTGGCATCAATAAATACAGCGGCGCGTTGCCGTTGGAAACATCAAAAAGCTTTTCATAA